Below is a genomic region from Raphanus sativus cultivar WK10039 chromosome 4, ASM80110v3, whole genome shotgun sequence.
aggagaaaagaaagaaattacTGCAGAAAGAAAGCGATGAGAGCATCGAAGACTTCGAGGCGAAAGAAAGcgaaacttaagaaaaaaaccCTAGTCTATGAAGAATGACCCAGACACACATTCACACCCATATcatatatgattaattataatttaaagaGTTCAAAAGTTTAGTATATTTACCGGGAGAAGAGTGTACCACAATCGCAACGATATTCTTTGGTACCACAAGTCTTGGAGTGAGCTTTCCAATCAGATTGAACAGCGTAACGCTTAGAACATTTCTCGCATTTCCACTTCTTTTCACCGTGTTTACGGTAATAATGTTTCTTGATTCCGGTGAGGTCTCCGAGAGCACGTGACGGGTCATGGTGGACGCACGAGGGTTCCGGACAAAGATACACCTTCCTCTTCACTTCTTTGGTCGATTTTTGCTTAAGTTTCCATGGAAGATTGTGTCCTCTTCGGTGTAGCTGTAGATTCTGTTCTCTTTGAAACCCTTTGTTGCATACTTCACATATGAATCTATTTGTAGCCATTAGTGTCTTTGGAGATAAAGCTATCACTTCTGCATCTGAATCTAATAGAGAAGAACAAAACATTGaggataaaattattaattaattaaaggagattttttttatattgcatGGTATGTAACTAATTAAAATCTCAATCCtggaaaataaataacttttgtTTGCTAATTTGCTTATTTTTAGATTTGGAAACTGAGAAAAGGAATAAAAGGGGAGATCAAAAAGGGATCTCTCTTTTTTACTACTTAATGATATTAAAATTGATCACATGATTTTACAAGATTAAGATGATAAGATTTCAGTTAAGGGGTGGTAATCAGCTTACTTGGAGTTCTTGGttggtttcttttctttttctgcgGTGGAGCTTCAAGGGGTTGCTGAGGCTGCGGTGGCTGGTGGTGAGGAGGAGCAGGAACGGCTGCGGAGGAATTAAGAGGAAGCAGGTGAGACTGTTCATCTTGTCGAACTCCAAAGAAGGAAGcagcagaggaagaagaagcggCCATGGTTCTTATGTGTTCTGTGTgatggtgagagagagagagagagagagagaggagacaagaaaaaaaaaagaaatgaaatgaAACTAGAGAGAAGAAACtcttaaacatttaaaaaaatttttgaCTTCCACTGATATCTTATCTCAATAAAGCCCTAAAAATGGGATATtccagattttaaaataattgttattaaattttcttagcgaatttttttttagaaaaaaacataaaaaaataaatgtcagGTAACAGAAGAGAAGATGAAAGTGACAAGTGAAAACTAGTGTTAGGCTAGTGAAAAAATGTTCACACCCAAGTCAAATTTTTTAAGAGTAATCTATAGTATAATCAATTTAAATCAATCTAGCTTTGTTAGTTTGGTGTAGTTTTAGTTTCTCGTGTCTGATATTGATCTATATTACATAGGATACtaaaactatatacatatgCATTTAAGaaaaagtttgttttgtttgttgcgCTATTGAACCAAACTATTATAAACAGTTTGGGTGTCTACTATAGACACCAACAGATACAGAGCAATTGATTATTTTCTTCTGAATATGTAAATGaatttttagaaagaaaaatgaGAACTACAGAGGTCGGTGGACCCAATCCTTTTGCCACAAAACGACAGTGGATGGTGCGTGAGACAAAGCCTCAACAGCTCCTCTCCCTCGCTAACatatgtgaataataaaattaaaagtgaaATCGGATCTAAAAAGTCTTTTGTAAAGCAGATTACCATAGTTTAACTATGACACTAATTAAATAATGTTGAGGATGCAAATGAAAAGGTTGAAATGATGTGCGTACGTGATTTTAATGCTGGAGTAATTCCAACAGTGTAAAATTTTCGAGTTTGAAAATGAACTAGCTATTTAGCGGTTACTAGAACTAATTAACCACTTTATCATATATAACTATAAATTACTAGTACTAATTCTAAGAAAAAAGTCTGATTAGTGCTTCCAGAAATAATTAGATACGAGAgtatgttatctttttttttttaattcgacAACTCTCGTATTTTTatctaacatttatatatataatatagacACAGGTCTGTCGACTTTCTAAAGGTTAATCCACAAAGCatctaatattttcttatattcttAACAAAATAAGATATTTGTCACAATCGTAATCATCATCTCATATGGGtctctttttctgttttaaaatgTTCCTATCATATCACATACACTTATATGAATGTATGTATGTGTCATGGAAGGTTAAAAAGAGATATATATTCCAAAGGTAAAAAGGTAAAAAGGACAAAAGGAAGAATGATTCATGTATGTAGAAAGTAAAATCAAAGGATGCTCCAAACTTTTAACTATATTTCGTCCTCTCCTCCCATATATATTCAAGCAATTGtgtaaaaacaaatcaaacaacTCTATATTATGATTCCCAGATGATCACTACAGGAAATTCGCGCATTGATAGCAGTGCATAATAGCGTTTCTTAATTTGTgctatgtttaatattttaatagcgtttctttttttgtaaacgcTACGAATAGGTagtcttaataaaaaaaatggtgACGCGTAGAATACATAGCATTATGTATTTCAAAACGCTGTCGAAACTGGGAGCGGGGAGTCATAAAAAAAGACCCGCTTAACACTTGGTGAAATTTTCAGTCTCCCTCTCATCTCACTTACAGAAATGTCTCGATcgagtttttctcttttttttttcattttccatcTCACTTTGAGAAATTGATAGAGTGAAGACGATAATCAAGCAACATTTCTCCCTTAGAGATATCTCTCGATCCATTTCTTCCTTTCAAAAGCCGCCGAACATCTAAAACCTAGATCTACCAGTTCGCGAAGAAAGTGTTCGATTAAAGGTTTGTTTTTGGCTCTGTCTCATCGATTTCTTATAGATCTTGGGTTTAGAAACTATAATTGGGGGTTTAGGTGTTTCGATTTCAGTTTGTTTCAATTAGGGATTTCTAATTTCAGTACTTTCTGTTTCGTTGGTTTGGGAGCTGTTGCGGTAATGGACAAGTCATGGGTTTGGCTTCCAAGGTATGAACTTCTCTACAACTTTCTTTGCTTAATCCAAGATTTGTGCTAAtcgttttttataaattacagGGCAACCACTGAGTATGAGGAAGGTGCACGTGGTTTTGTGTATGCATCAGCAAAGAGATTGGGTAATCCTCTGCAGATGTTATGTCCTTGTATCGACTGTCGGAATGTGTGTCATCAAACTGCTGGCACAATACTGGATCATTTGGTAATTAAGGGAATGGATCAGAAGTACAAGAGAAATGCGTGTTGGAGTATCCATGGAGAGAGGAGGTCTGAGAAAACAGTTGACGATCAACATGCTGAGTTAGAAACATACGAGTTGTTTAGATCTGCCTGCTTTGAAAATGGTTCAGAATCCTCGAATAAGGATGGAGAACAGCCTGAAGTTGTTGGGAGTCAAGAAGAACTTGAGTTTAAGAAGAAATTAGAGGATGCAGAAACTCCTCTATACTCGGAGTGCCCAAACTACACCAAAGTTGCAGCAATTATGGGTCTCTACCGCATCAAAGTGAAGAGTTCGATTTCAGAGAATTACTTTGATCAGCTTTTAAGTATGGTTCATGACATGCTTCCCAAGGGTAATGTGCTTCCAACATCCACATCTGAGATAAAGAAGTTCTTGAAGATATTCGGTTTTGGATATGATATCATCCATGCGTGTAAGAATGACTGCATTCTTTACCGGAAACAGTACGAGGTGATGAGTAGCTGTCCAAGGTGTGGGGCTTCAAGATGGGAAGTTGATAAGCATTCTGGTGAGACAAAGAATGGGATTCCAGCAAAGGTACTCAGGTATTTCCCTATAAAAGAAAGATTCAAGAGGATGTTTAGATCGGAGACAATGTCTAAGGATTTGCAATGGCATTTCAGTAATGCTTCTGAAGATGGAACAATGAGACACCCGGTTGACTCATTGACGTGGGCTCAGGTCAATGCTAGATGGCCTCTTTTTGCAGCTGAACCGAGAAACCTACGACTTGGTATATCTACAGATGGGATGAACCCGTTTTCTATCCAGAATACGAAGCACAGCACATGGCCAGTTATGTTGGTGAACTACAATATGCCTCCGACGATGTGCATGAAGTCAGAGAACATAATGCTAACCCTTCTGATACCTGGTCCAACTGCCCCAAGTAACAACATCGATGTTTATCTTGCTCCTCTGATTGATGATCTGAATGATTTGTGGAATGAAGGTATCAAGATATATGACTCATTATCCAAGGAGAATTTTACACTGAAGGCTATACTATTGTGGAGTATCAGCGACTATCCAGGTTTGGGGACCTTGTCTGGTTGTAAAGTGAAAGGGAAACAAGGATGTAATGTATGTGGGAAGGATTCACCTTCTAAGTGGTTGAAGTTTAGTCGGAAGTACGTCTATTTGGGAAATAGGAAACGACTTAGGCCTGGTCATCCTTATCGACGACGAAGGGTTTGGTTCGACAACACTACAGAGGAAGGGACGGCTAATAGAATTCAGACAGGAGCTGAAATATTTGAGCTGCTTAAGGATTATAAGAATGAATTTGGGAAACCTTTGGAGAAGAAAAGCAAAAGGAAAAGATCAGGTTTGTGTGATGGTGAGGAGCTTAGACATGAAGAATATGAAGAAGACTCTGACCAATGGAGGTGGAAGAAACGTTCTATTCTATTTGATTTACCCTACTGGAAGGTTAGTCTCTATTAAAAAAAACGTGTAAATTCTTTATCACTTTCTGTGactaatttatgtttttgtttgttgagTTAGGATATGCCGGTGCGTCACAACATCGACGTAA
It encodes:
- the LOC108833322 gene encoding uncharacterized protein LOC108833322, encoding MDKSWVWLPRATTEYEEGARGFVYASAKRLGNPLQMLCPCIDCRNVCHQTAGTILDHLVIKGMDQKYKRNACWSIHGERRSEKTVDDQHAELETYELFRSACFENGSESSNKDGEQPEVVGSQEELEFKKKLEDAETPLYSECPNYTKVAAIMGLYRIKVKSSISENYFDQLLSMVHDMLPKGNVLPTSTSEIKKFLKIFGFGYDIIHACKNDCILYRKQYEVMSSCPRCGASRWEVDKHSGETKNGIPAKVLRYFPIKERFKRMFRSETMSKDLQWHFSNASEDGTMRHPVDSLTWAQVNARWPLFAAEPRNLRLGISTDGMNPFSIQNTKHSTWPVMLVNYNMPPTMCMKSENIMLTLLIPGPTAPSNNIDVYLAPLIDDLNDLWNEGIKIYDSLSKENFTLKAILLWSISDYPGLGTLSGCKVKGKQGCNVCGKDSPSKWLKFSRKYVYLGNRKRLRPGHPYRRRRVWFDNTTEEGTANRIQTGAEIFELLKDYKNEFGKPLEKKSKRKRSGLCDGEELRHEEYEEDSDQWRWKKRSILFDLPYWKDMPVRHNIDVMHVEKNVSDAILSLLMHNTKSKDGVKARQDLEDIGIRRNLHTQQRGKKMYLPPAAYWLSKEEKKRFCKRLSEFRGPDGYCANIANCVSLDPPLIGGLKSHDHHVLLQNLLPVALRGLLPKGPRTAVSRLCNFFSRLCQRVIDPEKLITLESELVETMCQMERFFPPSLFDIMFHLPIHLAREARLGGPVHFRWMYPFERYMKTLKSFVKNFARPEACMAEGYMAAECIAFCLEFLKTSVPVLESANRNEDVDLDEHILEGRPIHKATEVTLSDKELDIAHRYVLMNTGVVNPYVEMHLEELQEKDIRCRRNQTLLWKLHGERFSQWLKEKIPTNSKEHSTQLRWLAFGPRHNAQTYNGYIINGHRFHTEFLKRKTQNSGVAYEAFAMCRSSVKDTNHVADVVSYFGVIQEIILLDYHMFQVPLFKCKWANKGNGLKEEDGFMLVNFSVNQAAFLQDPYIMPSQAKQVFYSRENDSSNWSVVMRAPPRGYHELETEEEFAAAPITIEENDDLGNESSDDDSLCVRADCDGVLVVE